Proteins encoded by one window of Emticicia oligotrophica DSM 17448:
- a CDS encoding PVC-type heme-binding CxxCH protein, producing MYKTRLLFLLLVGVFLCPKVKALSPQTTQDTSKIDKEFTLETTMLGYFAKNGTRNPTLKVKKGSRVRINIVNGEVMTHDIALEKMGIKSSAVSEKGSKASITFVADKNDTYYCTVPGHRAAGMLGKLEVHEGDIIEKQVVGVIPTKNGKPLNLNFETGSLQDWTATGDSFANPVIGADPSPVHAKDMTIGPEGKYFLSSGGTVNYKLTGTLTSVPFKITHPFASFMVSGGALQDTRVEIVLADTKKVIFQTSGQGRANLQPIVVDLKAFLNKNIFIRIIDKETGISQIPYIPDEKFAHINFDNFLFYPSRPEFSNELFKKDIIVLPPLDPVLNAGLSGIEAAKAMTPPKGFKITLAAAEPEVVRPICFTIDWKGRLWVVEGHTYPVPAPEGQGRDRILIFEDTNGDGTLDSRKVFKEGLNLVSGIEVGMGGVWLGAAPYLLFIPTDFSTDTPTGEPQKLLDGWGTQDTHETLNSLRWGPDGWLYGTHGVFTHSKVGKPGTPDDQRTKINAGVWRFHPTKHTFEVFAEGSSNPWGLDFNDYGHPFITACVIPHLYHIIQGGRYFRQAGKHFNPYIYDDIKTIADHVHWLGDRGPHAGNFRSGAAGGGHAHAGAMIYLGGSNWPKEFHNNIFMNNINGAKLNIDQLTREGSGYVGKHKKDFMAMNDSWSQWLNFKYDPSGSVYAIDWYDKNQCHSPNPDVHDKTMGRIFKISYETDKWTQVDLRKATDLELVNYQLHANEWYVRQARTILQERGGNKQVHDALKVILNTNPDVTRKLRALWTLHVTNGLSEQELITLLANQSEYLRSWAIQLLAENKSLSEEALTQMAKMAKSDNSALVRLYLASAMQRTEPSKRWSVVEALVQKEEDANDHNLPLMVWYAAEPLADVDAKRAIQMAEKAKLPKIAEYMKRRLGGANPMPAMENHNH from the coding sequence ATGTACAAAACACGTTTACTTTTTCTTTTACTCGTAGGAGTATTTCTATGCCCGAAAGTAAAGGCACTTTCACCACAAACTACACAAGACACAAGTAAAATTGATAAAGAATTTACACTCGAAACAACAATGTTGGGCTATTTTGCGAAGAATGGTACGAGAAACCCAACTTTAAAAGTAAAAAAAGGTAGCAGAGTAAGGATAAACATTGTCAATGGCGAGGTAATGACCCATGATATTGCTTTAGAAAAAATGGGTATCAAGAGTAGTGCAGTTTCTGAAAAAGGCTCAAAAGCAAGCATAACTTTCGTGGCTGATAAAAATGATACTTACTATTGTACTGTGCCGGGGCACCGTGCAGCGGGTATGCTTGGAAAATTAGAAGTGCATGAAGGTGATATCATAGAAAAACAAGTAGTAGGCGTGATTCCAACCAAAAATGGGAAACCGCTAAATTTGAATTTTGAAACGGGTTCTTTACAAGATTGGACAGCAACAGGAGATTCATTTGCGAACCCCGTTATTGGAGCAGACCCTTCGCCAGTACATGCCAAAGATATGACTATTGGTCCCGAGGGCAAGTATTTCTTGAGTAGTGGTGGAACTGTAAATTATAAACTTACTGGTACACTTACTTCAGTTCCTTTTAAAATCACTCATCCATTTGCTTCATTTATGGTTTCTGGTGGAGCTTTACAAGATACTCGCGTTGAAATCGTATTGGCCGATACAAAAAAGGTTATTTTCCAAACGAGCGGACAGGGGAGAGCAAATCTTCAACCAATAGTTGTTGATTTGAAGGCTTTTTTGAATAAAAATATCTTTATCCGAATCATTGATAAAGAAACGGGTATCTCGCAGATTCCTTACATTCCAGATGAAAAATTTGCTCATATCAACTTCGATAACTTCCTTTTTTATCCTTCTCGACCAGAATTTTCGAATGAATTATTTAAAAAAGACATCATTGTTTTACCACCACTTGACCCTGTACTGAATGCTGGACTTTCGGGTATTGAAGCAGCCAAGGCCATGACTCCCCCTAAAGGTTTTAAGATAACCTTGGCGGCTGCCGAGCCAGAAGTTGTTCGCCCAATTTGTTTCACGATTGATTGGAAAGGACGTCTTTGGGTAGTGGAAGGACACACCTATCCAGTACCAGCACCCGAAGGACAAGGTCGAGATAGAATTCTGATTTTTGAAGATACGAATGGTGATGGAACTTTAGATAGTAGAAAGGTTTTTAAAGAAGGCCTGAATTTAGTAAGTGGAATAGAAGTAGGCATGGGAGGTGTTTGGTTAGGAGCTGCCCCATATTTATTATTTATTCCAACTGATTTTAGTACCGATACCCCAACAGGTGAACCACAAAAACTATTGGATGGCTGGGGTACACAAGATACCCACGAAACACTCAATAGCTTACGCTGGGGGCCAGATGGTTGGTTGTATGGCACACATGGCGTATTTACACACTCAAAAGTGGGTAAACCGGGTACTCCAGATGACCAAAGAACCAAAATAAATGCTGGGGTTTGGCGTTTTCACCCAACCAAACATACTTTCGAGGTTTTTGCTGAAGGTTCGAGTAATCCATGGGGGCTTGATTTCAATGATTATGGACACCCATTCATTACTGCTTGTGTGATTCCGCATTTGTACCACATCATTCAAGGAGGGCGTTATTTTCGTCAGGCGGGCAAACATTTCAATCCATATATCTACGATGATATTAAAACCATTGCCGACCATGTACACTGGCTGGGAGACCGTGGCCCACATGCAGGAAATTTTCGTTCGGGTGCTGCAGGGGGCGGACACGCTCACGCTGGAGCAATGATTTATTTAGGTGGAAGTAATTGGCCAAAGGAGTTTCATAACAATATCTTCATGAATAATATCAATGGTGCTAAACTGAACATTGACCAACTCACGCGTGAAGGTTCGGGCTACGTAGGTAAGCATAAAAAAGATTTTATGGCTATGAATGATAGTTGGTCGCAATGGCTGAATTTTAAATATGACCCAAGTGGTTCGGTTTATGCCATCGACTGGTACGATAAAAATCAATGTCATAGTCCAAACCCAGATGTTCACGATAAAACAATGGGTAGGATTTTTAAAATTAGCTATGAAACTGATAAATGGACACAAGTCGATTTAAGAAAAGCCACTGATTTAGAATTAGTTAATTATCAGCTTCATGCCAATGAATGGTATGTGCGGCAGGCTCGAACAATTTTGCAAGAAAGAGGTGGAAATAAGCAAGTGCATGATGCTCTTAAAGTAATTTTAAATACAAACCCAGACGTAACGCGTAAACTAAGAGCTTTATGGACTTTGCACGTGACTAACGGTCTTTCAGAGCAAGAGTTAATAACACTTTTAGCCAACCAAAGTGAGTATCTCAGAAGTTGGGCTATTCAGTTATTGGCAGAAAATAAGTCACTTTCTGAAGAAGCTCTTACGCAAATGGCTAAGATGGCTAAATCTGATAATTCGGCATTGGTGCGTTTGTATTTAGCATCGGCAATGCAACG
- a CDS encoding 3-keto-disaccharide hydrolase yields the protein MQKLCLGLVILAFAFLSFRTPPKFTPLFDGKTFKGWEGDIENTWRIAEGVLIGGYLDKDVPHNNFLCTTRNYANFILKLKIKLTGNKGFINSGIQFRSQRLKDPAHEMTGYQADYGEGYWGTLYDESRRNKTIAGQDPKFTQQYIRLNDWNDYELRAEGRHIQIFINGKQTTDYTEPDLTIPQTGLIGLQIHGGGAAQVFFKDIQIQELP from the coding sequence ATGCAAAAACTTTGTTTGGGCTTAGTCATATTGGCTTTCGCCTTTCTGTCGTTTCGTACACCCCCTAAATTTACACCACTTTTTGATGGAAAAACCTTCAAAGGTTGGGAAGGAGATATTGAAAATACTTGGCGAATTGCCGAAGGAGTACTCATAGGTGGATATTTAGATAAAGATGTTCCGCACAATAATTTCCTCTGCACCACACGTAACTACGCTAATTTTATTCTAAAACTCAAAATTAAACTCACAGGAAATAAGGGTTTTATTAACTCCGGCATACAATTTAGAAGCCAAAGATTAAAAGACCCTGCTCATGAAATGACAGGTTATCAGGCCGATTATGGCGAAGGCTACTGGGGAACACTCTACGATGAATCTCGAAGAAACAAAACGATTGCGGGGCAAGACCCTAAGTTTACGCAACAATACATTCGTTTGAATGATTGGAACGATTACGAACTCCGAGCCGAGGGACGCCACATTCAAATATTTATCAATGGTAAACAAACTACTGACTACACAGAGCCTGACCTAACAATTCCACAAACGGGCCTCATTGGATTACAAATTCATGGCGGAGGTGCCGCACAGGTCTTTTTCAAAGATATTCAAATTCAAGAATTGCCATAA
- a CDS encoding ferredoxin--NADP reductase — translation MSLKTYFLQVKEVVQETSDSVTIYFWHPLSEQIKYKAGQFITIIVPAGEGGKKVRRSYSMSTSPHSDTSIGVTVKRVAGGLVSNYLNDKVKVGDFLEIIEPMGNFVVETDADNARHLVMFGAGSGITPLLSMAKSVLKMEPNSRVSLVYGNRSEESIIFKQKLHELEAQYGNRLVVSHVLSRPSEVWVGQKGRISQGLAIRLMKEFNTDFSTDNFYMCGPNEMMEDIIKGLEIYNVPKSRIHKENFHAAIADEGDNKEEDGETLQTQTVKVKYEGEEFEFEVKPHQTILEAALEEDIDLPYSCQAGMCTACMGKCVEGKVKMDEEEGLTEKEIKQGFILTCVAHPMTKGVVIEID, via the coding sequence ATGTCGTTAAAAACTTATTTCTTACAGGTAAAAGAAGTTGTACAAGAAACTTCAGATAGTGTAACTATTTATTTCTGGCATCCTTTAAGTGAGCAAATTAAATACAAAGCAGGTCAGTTCATTACCATTATTGTACCAGCAGGAGAAGGCGGAAAAAAAGTACGTCGTAGCTATTCTATGTCTACTTCACCGCATAGCGATACCTCAATTGGTGTAACCGTGAAGCGTGTAGCTGGTGGGTTGGTATCGAACTACCTCAATGATAAAGTTAAGGTTGGTGATTTCTTAGAAATCATTGAACCGATGGGCAATTTTGTGGTAGAAACAGATGCTGATAATGCTCGACATTTAGTAATGTTTGGAGCAGGTAGTGGAATCACACCTTTGCTTTCAATGGCCAAATCGGTTTTAAAAATGGAGCCAAATTCGAGAGTGAGTCTTGTTTATGGAAATCGTAGCGAAGAGTCGATTATTTTCAAGCAAAAACTCCATGAACTTGAAGCTCAATACGGAAATCGTTTGGTAGTGAGTCATGTTTTGAGTCGCCCTTCAGAGGTATGGGTTGGACAAAAAGGTCGTATTAGTCAAGGTCTAGCTATTCGCTTGATGAAAGAATTTAATACTGATTTTTCGACTGATAACTTCTACATGTGTGGCCCAAATGAAATGATGGAAGATATAATAAAGGGTTTAGAAATATATAATGTACCGAAAAGCCGTATCCACAAAGAAAACTTCCATGCCGCAATAGCAGATGAAGGCGATAACAAAGAAGAGGATGGCGAAACGCTACAAACACAAACTGTGAAGGTAAAATATGAAGGCGAAGAATTTGAGTTTGAAGTAAAACCACATCAAACAATCTTAGAGGCCGCTTTGGAAGAAGATATCGACTTACCGTATTCGTGCCAAGCGGGTATGTGCACGGCATGTATGGGTAAATGTGTAGAAGGAAAAGTGAAAATGGACGAAGAAGAGGGTTTAACTGAAAAAGAAATCAAACAGGGCTTTATTCTTACTTGCGTGGCTCACCCAATGACCAAAGGAGTAGTAATTGAGATTGATTAA